In Lautropia mirabilis, one DNA window encodes the following:
- the frr gene encoding ribosome recycling factor, whose translation MPTPAEIKKSAEQKMQKGIESFRNALSKIRTGRPHPGVLDHIHVDYYGTSTPINQVANISLADARTLLVNVWEKSMAVVVEKAIRDSDLGVNPQSMGTAIRVPMPPLSEERRREIVKVTKHEGEAAKVVIRGVRREANDELKAAAKAKEISEDDERRGQEDIQKTTDRFIAEIDKLLAAKEQEIMTV comes from the coding sequence ATGCCCACACCCGCCGAAATCAAGAAATCCGCTGAACAGAAGATGCAGAAGGGCATCGAGTCCTTCCGCAACGCACTTTCCAAGATCCGTACCGGCCGTCCGCACCCGGGCGTGCTGGATCACATCCACGTCGACTACTACGGCACCTCCACGCCCATCAACCAGGTGGCCAACATCTCGCTGGCTGACGCCCGTACGCTGCTGGTCAACGTCTGGGAGAAGTCCATGGCCGTCGTCGTCGAGAAGGCCATCCGCGACTCTGACCTGGGCGTCAACCCGCAGTCGATGGGCACCGCCATCCGCGTGCCGATGCCGCCGCTCTCCGAGGAGCGCCGCCGCGAGATCGTCAAGGTCACCAAGCACGAGGGCGAGGCTGCCAAGGTGGTCATCCGTGGCGTGCGCCGCGAGGCCAATGACGAACTGAAAGCTGCTGCCAAGGCCAAGGAGATCTCCGAGGACGACGAGCGCCGGGGTCAGGAAGACATCCAGAAGACCACCGACCGCTTCATTGCCGAGATCGACAAGCTGCTGGCCGCCAAGGAACAGGAGATCATGACGGTCTGA